From Labrus bergylta chromosome 22, fLabBer1.1, whole genome shotgun sequence, one genomic window encodes:
- the LOC109993393 gene encoding caspase activity and apoptosis inhibitor 1, whose amino-acid sequence MLKKKSSSSDKKRKHSQSEERHDNTKRRSTEANAEREPKDELADPELDRIGSDIEDGGLDLSLQFKPITAFAGDRKEMLEQCFRVLGDKKLRKMLPDELKDCSLDEMKKLCWEQLELITDTNLIQILSGEEITSGNGDRNPEETVESQQDNIVDSTSCVKETAKTEDIKQEGVSGEESDVLSINADTYDSDIEGHKEEQAVKAVDGGVKAADSNQEDADQAVNADPAVKPDPANPEPPKGGKPTEAKKDIQSDIDKSVSEILAFSSTSNKEAVEVTAPPPPPDVSSPVQSGSVTSRGAAASQPSIQQLELLELEMRARAIKALMKASDGKKPVVTKTV is encoded by the exons atgctcaaaaagaagtcaagtagCTCTgacaagaaaaggaaacactCACAAAGTGAAGAACGACATGACAACACTAAACGCAGAAGTACGGAAGCAAACGCGGAG CGGGAACCAAAGGATGAGCTTGCCGACCCGGAGCTGGACAGGATTGGCAGCGACATCGAGGACGGGGGACTTGACCTCAGCCTGCAGTTCAAGCCCATCACTGCCTTTGCCGGCGACAGAAAGGAGATGCTGGAGCAGTGTTTCCGCGTGCTGGGCGACAAGAAACTTCGAAAAATGCTGCCAGATGAACTAAAG GACTGTAGTTTAGACGAAATGAAAAAGCTGTGCTGGGAGCAACTGGAGCTGATCACAGACACAAATCTGATCCAGATCTTATCAG GGGAAGAAATTACATCTGGAAATGGAGACAGAAATCCAGAAGAGACCGTGGAAAGCCA GCAAGACAATATTGTTGACTCTACATCGTGCGTCAAAGAAACTGCAAAAACTGAGGACATTAAGCAAG AGGGTGTGTCAGGCGAGGAGAGTGACGTCCTGAGTATAAACGCAGACACTTACGACAGCGACATCGAGGGACATAAAGAGGAGCAGGCTGTGAAAGCCGTGGACGGAGGGGTTAAAGCAGCGGACAGCAACCAGGAAGATGCTGACCAGGCTGTAAATGCTGACCCAGCGGTTAAACCTGACCCGGCAAATCCCGAACCCCCCAAAGGCGGTAAACCAACAGAAGCAAAGAAAGACATTCAGAGCGACATAGACAAAAGTGTTAGCGAGATTTTGGCATTTTCTTCGACATCCAATAAAGAGGCCGTAGAAGTGACTGCACCTCCGCCGCCTCCAGATGTAAGCTCACCTGTTCAAAGTGGATCTGTTACAAGTCGTGGGGCGGCAGCGAGTCAGCCGTCAATTCAGCAGCTGGAGCTTCTGGAGTTGGAAATGAGGGCGAGGGCCATTAAGGCGCTGATGAAAGCGAGCGACGGGAAAAAACCTGTCGTAACAAAAACTGTGTAG